From Actinomyces procaprae:
GCCAGATTCCCGTGTACCGGGATTCGGCGAACGCCGGCAACTCCCTGGCGGAGGCGGAGCGGCGTCTACTCGCCGGCGATCCGATCATGATCTTCCCCGAGGGCACTCTCTCGCGCGATCCGCTGCAGTGGCCCATGACCGGTAAGACCGGCGCCGCTCGCCTGGCCATGCGTACCGGCGCCCGCCTACTGCCGATGGGACAGTGGGGGGCGCAGGGGATACTCGGCGCATACGGCAGTGGCTTCCACCCATTCCCCCGCAAGGACGTTGACATCCTCATCGGTGAGCCCTTCGACCTGGAGGAATTCGGCTCGGACACCTCCGATCATGACGCCGTGCGTGCCGCCACCGCCGAGATCATGCGGCGCATCACCGAGCTGGTTGAGCAGCTGCGCGGCGAGAAGGCCCCCCGCCCCTTCGACATGAAGTACGACGGCGATCCGGGCAAGGGCAATATCGGGGTGCGTCGGCCCGACCCACCGGCGTCGTCGGACCACGAGCAGCCCTCCGGGCCGGGCGCGCCGTCCGGCAACCCGGGTGACGACGACGGCGACGACGAGCCCGAAACTGCTCCGGAGCAGCAGTCATGAGCCCGGAAGTCGGCAACAAGGCCGCCGTCCTCGGCGCCGGTGCCTGGGGCACCACCTTCGCCCGCCTGCTCGTCCAGGCCGGCACCCCCACCGTCATCTGGGCGCGCCGCCCGGAGATCGCCGCCGAGATCAACACCGGGACCAACAACCGCTACCTGCCCGGCATCACCCTGCCCGAGGCCGTCACCGCCACCACGGACATCCGGGAGGCCGTCGTCGGAGCCGGACTCGTCGTCGTGGTGGTGCCCTCCCAGACCGCCCGCAGTGTGCTCGCCCCGCTGCGCGGCGCCCTGGACGATGACGCCATCGTCGTCTCCCTGATGAAGGGGGTGGAGGTCGGTACGGGCTTGCGCATGAGCCAGGTCATCGCCGAGGTGCTCGACCTGCCCGCCCGGCGCATCGCCGTGGTCTCGGGCCCGAACCTGGCCGATGAGATCGCGGCCGACCAGCCCACCGCCACGGTCGTGGCGGCGCAGGATGAGGCCGTGGCGGCCCGCGTGGCGGCGGCCTGCGCGACCGTCACCTTCCGGCCCTACACCAACACCGACGTGCTCGGTGTGGAGCTGTGTGGCGCGGTCAAGAACGTGATCGCCCTGGCGGTCGGCATCACCTCCGGGCGCGGCTTCGGCGACAACTCCAAGGCCACTGTCATCACGCGCGGGCTGGTGGAGATCACGCGGCTGGGGCTGGCGCTCGGGGCGAACCCCGAGACCTTTGCCGGGCTGGCCGGCATGGGCGACTTGGTGGCCACCTGCTCGTCGCCGCTGTCGCGCAACCAGACCTTCGGACGGCGCCTGGGTGAGGGCATGAGCGTGGAGGAGGCGGCCGCGGCCTCGCGTGGTGTAGCCGAGGGCGCCAAGTCCGCGCGCGCCGTGCTCGACCTGGCCGCCGCGCACGGGGTGGACATGCCCATCACCGCGGGGGTGGTCGCCGTCGTCGAGGGGACCGCCACCGTGGAGGAGTTTAACGACGCCCTGCTGTCCCGCCCCCGCAAGGCGGAGGGCGTCAACGCGGCACCGCTGGCCTGAGCCGCCCCTCTCGCCGAGGTCGGTAGATCTTACGTACCGAGGTCGGTAGATCTTACGTACCGAGGTCGGTAGATGTTACGTACCGAGGTCGGTTGTTATGGCGCGTCCGGGGATAGGAGCCGTCGTCAGTCGTGGTCGGTGTCATCGTCGGCTACGTCGATCACCAGACGGGTGGGGTTCGTCAGCGTGAAGATCCGGTACTTCTGCGAGTCAGTTCCGAGCACGACCTGGAACTGATCCTCGAAGGCCAGGTCAAGGTAGGCCTCCTCAATGCCCTCGTCGTCGTCGCGCCCGACGGCGTCGAAGTTGAAGCGCACCGGCTCGGTGTAGGCCACGGCCTGCTGCTCCTCGCTGATCGGCATGGTCACGCCCGTGCCGGTGACCACCAGGGTGAAGTCGCCCTCCACGGTGATGGGGTCGCCCTTGCCCTGGGTGTGAGCCTGATCGGTCCACTGCGCCGACCAGCCCGGGGTGCCCTCGCCGGAGAACTCCACCACGAACCGGGAGAAGTCCTCGTTGTCGTGGGAGCCGATGCGCACATCGGAGATGACCAGTGCGGAGCCGTCGGCCGCCGCCTGGCCATCGACGCCGGTGC
This genomic window contains:
- a CDS encoding lysophospholipid acyltransferase family protein, with amino-acid sequence MTPFYRLAARGAIIPFLKAVSKQHVTGVENIPREGGFIAVANHLSNLDPLTAMRALVDEDVPIYSLAKSQLFEIPVLGHVFSAGGQIPVYRDSANAGNSLAEAERRLLAGDPIMIFPEGTLSRDPLQWPMTGKTGAARLAMRTGARLLPMGQWGAQGILGAYGSGFHPFPRKDVDILIGEPFDLEEFGSDTSDHDAVRAATAEIMRRITELVEQLRGEKAPRPFDMKYDGDPGKGNIGVRRPDPPASSDHEQPSGPGAPSGNPGDDDGDDEPETAPEQQS
- a CDS encoding NAD(P)H-dependent glycerol-3-phosphate dehydrogenase, producing MSPEVGNKAAVLGAGAWGTTFARLLVQAGTPTVIWARRPEIAAEINTGTNNRYLPGITLPEAVTATTDIREAVVGAGLVVVVVPSQTARSVLAPLRGALDDDAIVVSLMKGVEVGTGLRMSQVIAEVLDLPARRIAVVSGPNLADEIAADQPTATVVAAQDEAVAARVAAACATVTFRPYTNTDVLGVELCGAVKNVIALAVGITSGRGFGDNSKATVITRGLVEITRLGLALGANPETFAGLAGMGDLVATCSSPLSRNQTFGRRLGEGMSVEEAAAASRGVAEGAKSARAVLDLAAAHGVDMPITAGVVAVVEGTATVEEFNDALLSRPRKAEGVNAAPLA
- a CDS encoding AMIN-like domain-containing (lipo)protein gives rise to the protein MTRPSPFLRTHRTLAPTLALLLTGTLALGACGSSSGTDAGPADTASSAAPAESATAAPPAASEAASAAEAPTAAQSATVGALAQEENSPSGAPAWGTGVDGQAAADGSALVISDVRIGSHDNEDFSRFVVEFSGEGTPGWSAQWTDQAHTQGKGDPITVEGDFTLVVTGTGVTMPISEEQQAVAYTEPVRFNFDAVGRDDDEGIEEAYLDLAFEDQFQVVLGTDSQKYRIFTLTNPTRLVIDVADDDTDHD